The Mangrovibacillus cuniculi sequence GAGTTGGTTTTTCCCCCATAGAAATATGTTGGTGATAATTTCTATCATTTTCTGAATACTCACCATTATGAGAGAAGAAATTCCTACCATACTGATTTATTGGTTCTGCTGGATTTCCCATTTGATACCCATAATCGTTATATTGACCACGATTATGACGCTGCCTGTCTGATGCCACGCCATCGTTATAATCAACTAATTCTGCAACAGGACCTTGACGAGTGTCTTGGCCGAAATTACCATCTTTATCGTCAGAATAGTATCCTAATGGCTGTGTTGAATCAGTATAACGATCTCTTCCAGCTTCTTCGTTTCCACACGCTGCTAGTGTAACAAGTGAAAGGCTAGCACACGCGATCATTTTCCAATGCTTCTCCATCCCCATTACCCCCTAATAAACATTTGAGCGTTTGCTCTAGATTAGGTTGTGAGGATAAGGAGAATTCATACCATGTAAAGTTCGTTAATTGTTACCTTCTAATAAAGCTATTTCTTTTTCTACTCGTTCATAAAAACGAATACGCAACGTCCATTGATTTACCGTTAAGTCATATAAGAAAGGCCAAAGCTGTTGTTGTTGAGCCATAGAAGAATAAAGAAATCGATTCCATTCACGAAATAAATCTGATGGGAAAAGTAAACCATATAAAAATGGAAGAGATGAGGAGTATTGAGAAAAATGATTTTGCTCCATTAACTTGATAAATGACCAGTTGATAGAAGGAAGTATGCGATTGGCTATTTGAAGTTCATCTGCTAACCTTGGACCTTTTCCCATCAAATCAAAATCAACCAGGTATAGGATCCCGTTTGCATGTCGAAAGAAATTGTGATGAGCTAAATCCCCGTGAAGGACTACTTCTTCTTCATCTGATTTTAAATGGAGAGCTAAGCCTTGCATACTTTTTGATCCATAATCTAGGAGAGCTTGGTACGATTTAATCCCAATCCATAGCCTTATATTAGACGCGTGTGAGGTAAAAGTTAAAAAGCGTTGTCTCCACTTATTTTCAAGCTGATATGGTCTCAAGTAGACCAATTCTTTTATAATTTCTTCTGATGTATTATGAAATTTACGCATTAAATCCAATGCCTCTATACGATTTTCCATTGTTCCATAATGAAAAGGATCATTTATTTTTGGTTCTAAGTAGTCAAAAAGCCCCCATAATTGTTGATCCCATAGAATTGCATCATTTTGGTGTATCGGATGAAATTGATACGTTTGCATGAAATTATTTTGTCGCAAACAATTTGTTAAGACAATTTGATTGGACAGATTTTGTGCTGAATTAAAGGGTTTTAGCAACCAATTTTTAGTAACACCTTCTACAAACAGAATTTTAGCAGAGAGCCTTTTTATACTTATTATGGACTCTCCTGTTTTTTCTTGAAGGTAAAGACGGAGACGATCATATTTATCGTCTCCGTCTCTCATATAATTCCAATTATACATCTTTACAATTACCTTTGAGACCCGAAACCTTGGGGATTAAATCCCTGTGGTAATTGTTGACCGAATCCTTGAGGTGTTTGCGGACCAAATCCTGGTTGCATTGGCTGACCGAAGCCTTGTGGACCAAAACCCGGTTGCATTGGCTGACCGAAGCCTTGTGGGCCAAACCCCGGTTGCATTGGCTGACCGAAACCTTGTGGGCCAAACCCTGGTTGCATTGGCTGACCAAAACCTTGTGGGCCAAACCCTGGTTGCATTGGCTGACCAAAACCTTGTGGGCCAAATCCTGGTTGCATCGGCTGACCGAAGCCTTGTGGACCAAAAGAAGGACCTCCACAACCACAGTCGTTGTCATCTTGTTGATCCATTACACCTTGCACCATAGGGGTGTTACCCATTGGAGCCATACCACCTTGCGGGTATCCACCAAAACCAGGACCAGGTGAAACTGGAGAAACTGGTGTACATCCATCTGGACCAAATGGTTGACCAAAGCCTTGCATCGGCATTCCTTGTGGCATTGGACTTTGCACTCCCATTACTTGTGGTTGTTGCATTGGCATAAACTGTTGCATGGATGAAGACTCTTGCTCAAATCCGTATGGTTGTTGCATTTGTGGCATTTGCGGGTAACCTGGTTGCATTACTCCTTGAACTTGTGGTGCAAATCCTGGTTGTTGTCCCATTGGCATTGGACCAAAACCGTAGCCTGGCATTACTGGTGTAACTGGATAACAGTTCATCATCGGTTGCATCACTCCTTCTTGGTCTGGTGACTCCATCACTGGTGCCACAGGTTTAGGTGCTGGTTTTGGAGCTGGTGGAGGAGTTGCTGCCCCCTTCACTTTTGGCTCCTCTTTTTTCTTTTCTTTCACAGGTTGCATCATTTTTGTTTCTTTTTGTACTTGCAAATTTGCCAGGTTCATCATGTAGTAGTTGTTGTTAATATCAATTTCTGGCATTGTAATACTTGGCATTTTTGGTTGTACTTTAGGCATTTCCTTCACAGGCATTGGCATTTCTTTTTTCGCCTCTTTAACAACTGGTGCAGTCGGCTTCGTGTTTGCATACGGATGGTCTGTTTTGGGCATTTCTTTCTGTGATCCGTAGTTAATTTTTGTCGCCATTTCTTTATTCACCGTTCCACCAGATGTTGGTACTTTAATTTTCATACCTGGCATGATTAAATCAGGGTTGGATAATTGGGCATTCAATGTCTTAAGCTCTTCGAAATCTACACCATATTTTTTAGCGATTTTCCAAAGAGTATCACCTTTTTGCACGATATGGATCTTCACACATTTTCCCTCCTCAGGCATAAGTCTATATATCCTATGACGAAATAGGTAAAATGCTCACATTACGTGAAAATTTATGAGGAAAAGATTTAAATTATGCTTTTTCTGGTTGTAATTGTGGAGGATTTTTTGGCGTTACAATAGAAGAGTATGGAACCGTTAGAGACTGCACAGGGATTTCCGCTCCAGGGTGGCGCTTTCCACGGGGCGGGTTGCTGAGCCTCCTCGTCGCTAAAGAACGCGCTCCTGTGGGGTCTCAGTAACCCACCTTTCCCGTAGGAGTCGCCACCCCTCCGCTCCAATCCCAAAACTTATTTAGTATTTAGCAAAGAACTGCTGTGCGATGATTTTTTTTTAAAAAAATATGAAAATACAAATGAAATAGTACATAAAACAAAAGACATTTTTGATTATAGTTACCAAAAATGTCTTTATCTCATATCACTGCAGAAGTAATGAGTAAAATGAATTTATCTTTGGGATTGTAGCGGAAGGGGGCGACTCCTGCGGGAATTAAGCGGGTAGCTGAGACCCCGCAGGAGCCAAGAGCGTCCTTCAGCGACCGCGACGAGGAGGCTCAGATGCACGCCCCGCGGAAAGCGTCCCCCTGCAGCGGAAATCCCTGTGCAGTCACATTAGGGTTTATTTCACCCCCTCATTAATTCTTTCTATACATTCCTCAACATTCGATCTAACGCTTCTATTGCATAGTGGCTTGTTTCCTCGTCCACTTTTATTTGGTTTACTGGTTCCCCCTTGTATACTTGCTCTAGAGACCATAGTAGGTGCGGTAAGTCGATTCGATTCATGGTTAGGCATGGGCACATGTTTGGGTTTAGAGAAACGATGTCTAGATGTGGGTTTTGTTGGATTAGACGCTGCACTAAGTTCATTTCTGTTCCAATCGCCCACTTTGTACCTGGCTCAGCAGCTTCTATGACATCAATTATCTTCTTTGTAGATCCGTTGTCATCTGCAAGAGCCACTACTTCTCTCGTACACTCTGGATGAACAATAATTTTTCTGGTTGGATCGTTCTCTCTTAGATCAATAATGTTTTGCACAGTGAACTTCTCATGAACAGAACAATGACCTTTCCATAATATCACCTTAATCTCGTCCAATGGTGCATCTGTTTCTAATTTTTTCGCGATTGGGTCCCATACTGCCATTTGTTCTAACGGGATTCCTAAATCAAATGCTGTGTTTCGCCCTAAGTGTTGATCAGGTAAAAATAGAATTCGTTCTTTTTGTTCAAAAGCCCATTGCACCATCTTATGTGCGTTAGAAGATGTAACCGTTGCTCCTTTATGTTTACCAACAAAAGCTTTAATAGCTGCTGTGGAATTAACGTATGTTAACGGAAGAATGGTATCACCAAACATGCCTTGTAACTCATCCCAAGCATACGTTGTTTGATGTATGTCAGCCATATCCGCCATGGAGCAACCAGCTCTCATATCAGGTAAAACCACCACTTGTTGCTCTGTTGTTAAAATATCTGCTGTTTCCGCCATAAAGTGAACCCCACAAAAGACAATGAACTCCGCTTCTGTATTTCGTTCTGCCACCTGAGCCAGTTGAAGGGAATCTCCCGTAATATCTGCAAACTCTATAACCTCATTTTTTTGATAATGATGTCCAGGAATCAACAATCTCGTTCCCATTTCCTGTTTAATATACGAAATACGGTTTCTCATTTCTTCTTCTGACATTTGTAAGAGCTCATCTGGTAAACTTGTCATATTCTTTGTTAAAAATGATAGCATGTTAGTTTCCTCCTTCCATTACTACACGAGCTGAAATATCTAAAGCGGTATAAGAATGCGTTAGAGCACCTAGCGATATAACATTTACTCCAGTTAAAGCATATTCGCGTACATTGGTTACATTTATTCCACCTGAAGCCTCTGTTGTAATAGATGAAGGAACGAGCGATACCCATTCTTTCATAGTGGAGGGTTCTGTATTATCAATCATGATAATGTCTACTTCTGCATCAATGGCTTCTAATAATTGTTCTTTTGATTCCACTTCCACTTCAATAGTGACTGTATGACCAATGGCATTTTTTACTTTTGCAACGGCCTCCGAGATAGACCCAGCAAAAGCAATATGATTGTCTTTTATCATCACTGCATCGTATAGACCAAATCGATGGTTTTTCCCCCCACCTACTTTGACTGCATATTTCTCTAACATCCTCAGTCCTGGCGTTGTTTTCCTTGTGTCAGCTATGGCGCATTTTGTTCCCTCTACTTGCTGCACTACTTTACGAGTTAGTGTAGCGATTCCACATAAACGTTGTAGTAAATTTAATATGACACGTTCTCCACTAAGTAAACTTTGAACTGGACCAGTAATCTTCGCAACAACGGTTCCTTTTTCTACATATTCTCCTTCTTGTACGAAAATTTCTACACGGTGGTCTTTATGTAACATGACGTAGCCATCCTCAATAAGGAACCCTCCGCAAAATACACCTTCTTCTTTTACCTTAAAGAACATTTCTCCGTTTAAACCTTCTGGGAATATGGCACTAGCAGTAAGGTCCCCACTCCCAATATCCTCTAAAAAAGCTCTTTGAAGAAGTTCTTTAACGAACAATTTGTTCATGTTTTCTCCCCCTAATTTTCACATCTATGTTTGACTGTAAAATATCAAGTTTCTCCCATGCAGGAGTTGCGTTTGGATAATTCGCATACACATGCGCTCCTCTTGATTCTTTTCGTAAATTAGCTCCCCTAGCGACAAACAATGCTGTGTGTAGCATGATTATTTTTTCAAAATCCGATGCGGTACATGTGATTGGGTTTACGTCTCTATACATGGACAGTTGCTCTTGTACCCAATTATAAAACCACTCTAAATCTTCTTTATTACGAATGATTCCTATATGACTCATGGTCAAGTCTTGAATTGTTTCTTTGGAGACTGTTATTTTATCTCCATCATCTAGAGAGGATATTTCCAAAGAAAGATCAGCAGAAGGAGAAAGAATGCGTGAGTTGTTCAAATAGTCCGCTAGCGCATTCCCTTGAACAATACCTTCTAACAATGAGTTACTTGCTAAACGATTTGCACCATGTAATCCCGTACAGCTAACTTCTCCAATAGCGTAAAGTCCTTCTACAGCTGTTTCTCCCTTGTAGTCGACTTCAATCCCTCCCATAAAGAAGTGAGACCCTGGAATAACAGGTAATAAATCTTGTGTTGGATCTAAATTATTTAGTTGTGAAAGGTTCCACAGTGATGGAAACTTTTTCTTAAGGTTTTTTATCCTTCGACAATCTAGATAAATAGATGAACCAGCTCGAATATGTTGATAAATAGTGTGAGCTACAATGTGTCTTGGAGCAAGTTCTCCACCTGAATGAACATCTTGCATAATTCGCAATCCGTTTTTGGTCACTAAGGTTGCGCCTGCTCCTCTTAAAGCTTCTGTTAAAAGACCAACTGCATGATTTTTTACTTGTAGCAAAGTAGGATGAAATTGAACAAATTCCATATCTACAAGAACTGCTCCCGCTTCATGTGCTAAATAATAACCGTCACCTAGTGCACCTTGTTGATTAGAGGAATGCTTGTAAATAGAACCTCCACCTCCTGTAGCTAAAATGAGATGAGAAGTAGTGATCGTGCCAATTTGATTATTTTCATCTACATACACTAACCCCGATACTTTCCGTTGATTATCTAATAGGATCTTTCTGACAGTAGAATGTTCCATCCAAGTTACGTTCGTATCTTTGTACATAAATTCACAAAGATTGACACCAGTAGCATCTCCACCACTATGAATGATTCGGTTGGTGGAATGCGCGCCTTCTAAACCTAAATCGATAGACCCATCCATTTTTCTATCTACTTCAAACCCTTCTTGTATTAAACTGTCTAGTTGACTAGTGCTATTTTTAACTATCCATTTTGTTGAAGATAAATTATTATGATTCTCTCCAGCCTGGATGGTATCTTTTACATGAAGATCTACGTTATCTATTGGAGAAACAACAGCAGCTATACCTCCTTGGGCACGGTAAGAGTTACTATCTTCCCATTTCCCCTTTGTGATAATTATCACATTTAAGTCCGAGCGTAATTTTCTAGCTATTTGTAAAGCAGCAACGCCGCTTCCTACAATAACGATGTCAGCTCTTTTCACTATACTCACCTACAAGTCTCTGAGTTTACAAAAGTATAACATTACCTTTACATCTGTCTTGACACTTAGTTTTACATAAACTTATGATATTGACAAGAGGAAATTTTATGATGTGTAAGCGCAATCAAAACTTAAGAGGTGAAAAGATGATTTATTTAGACACAGCTGCTACAACAAAAATGGATTCAAAGGCAGTAGAAGCCTACGTATTTACTGCACAGAATTTTTTTGGTAATGCTAGCAGTTTGCATAACATTGGAGGAGACGCACATCACGTTCTCGAACAATCTAGACAGGCCGTAGCAGATTTTTTACAGGTAGATGAACGATGCGTCATTTTTACATCTGGAGGCACAGAAAGTAATAGACTTGCCTTAGAATTCCTTTGTTCTTTGCTTCCATCTGACAAATCTATTTATATAAATGAAACAGAACATCCATCCATTTTCAAAAGCATCCCTAATTCATATATGGATCAAGTTAACGTAATCTCTTTATTCAACGAGGACTCCTTACCAACCAAAAAGGTTTGTGAGGAAACAAAACAATGTGGACTGTTAGTAGTACAACATGTTAATTCAGAAATAGGATTAATTCATAATGTAAAAGAAATCATACGTATGTCGGCAGAAGATGAAATTCTAGTGCATTGTGATTCTGTTCAATCTTTTGGTAAACTTTCCTTAGCAAATGTTCTTCCATATGTGAGCACCATCAGTATATCTGCTCACAAAATCGGTGGACCTAAAGGAGTTGGGGCACTGATTCTTAACCCTACTCTCCTAAGTAAATTGCAACTTTCCCCAAAAGAACAAGAATTAGGTCTACGATTAGGGACAGAGAATGTACCAGGGATAGTGTCTTTTGCACAAAGTATTTTATCTTTTAAAGAGAAGCAAATACCAGATCTTGTACTTTGGCAAATGAGAAAAGAGTTTTTATCTATTTTAAAAAACAGAATACCTTCATTAATCATTTTAGAAGGACATGAATCAGAACAACTACCTACCATTATTGGTTGTATTATTCCAGGGTTAGAGGGACAATGGGTTATGTTGGAAGCTAATCGAAAAGGTGTTGCTTTATCAACCGGTAGTGCTTGTCAAGCTGGCATGCAGACGATTAGTCCAATGATCAAAAATTATACTAAGTCAACCGAAGAGGCATTGGGATACTTCCGTATATCCTTTGACTCTTCTACAACACTACAAGAGCTAAAACAAGCTGCTCTAGTCTTAGTAGAAATCTATGAAGATTGGCATAGTAAAGAAAGGATTTGGCATAATGAAAAAGTTACTAGGTGATGAACGTAGAGAGTACATTTTAAAGAGATTGAAGGAATCTAATGAGCCCATTAAAGGTGGCGTATTTGCGGAAGAGACAAATGTTAGTAGACAAGTAATTGTTGGTGATATTACTCTCCTAAAGGCCAAAAATGAGCCAATCATTGCAACTAGCCAAGGGTATATTTATATAAAAGCAAATGGGCATTCGGAAAAAGTCATTAAAACAATAGCATGTAAGCATGAACCAGAGGCAGCCGAAAAAGAATTAGAGCTTTTCGTTAAGCATGGTGTTACGGTGAAAGATGTCATTGTAGAACATGCGATTTACGGGGACTTAACAGCTTCTATCATGGTATCTACCAGTGCAGACGTACATGCTTTCATGCAGCAAGTGAAGTCTACTAATGCGACTTTCTTGTCTGCTTTAACAAACGGTGTTCATCTTCATACGGTGGAAGCTAACTCTAATGAACAGATTGATCGTGCTCTTCAAGAGTTGGAGGCAGAAGGGTTCCTTTATTCTGAGGGATGATTTTGTAAAATAGAAGCTATGACAAAATCCATAAGTGACTGCATAGCGATTTCCGCTGCAGGGGGACGCTTCAACCCCGAAGATGAATATAATAAATCACTAAATTTGCATTGTTATAATAGTCAATAGTTTTCAAATATTAACGATCAAAAGGTACATTCGATTTGAATATACCTTTTGGTCGTTTCGTATTATTCCAGTGTATTTTTTATCAACCCTCTAGATAAGTAGCATGGTACGATCCCACTACTTTCACTTCACATCCAAGAGCCTCTAGTTCTTCTACTGAACCTCGCAATAATAAACTACTCCAATCTTCTTCAATATCTATCATAAAGAAGTATTGTCCTAGTCTAGTTTTTAAAGGTCGAGATTCAATTTTAGATAAATTCAGCTTTCTCCATGCAAAGGCAGACAATACACTGTGAAGTCCACCTGGTCGATCTTCTGGTAACGTAACCATAATAGTGGTTTTCTTCTTTTTATTTTCAAAAAGAGTCATCGTTTCATGAGAAACTAAAACAAACCTAGTGTGATTTCTCTCTACATCATGGATATTTTCTGTTGCTAGAACTAGATCGTATTCTTCAGCAGCTTTTTTATTGGCAATGGCTGCAAATGGTTGATCTTCGTTTTCCTTTACATACGCGGCTGCCGCGGCTGTAGAGCTCATAGGAATCCATTCCGCACTTGCATGTTCTTTATGTAAAAAAGAGTGACATTGAGCCAAAGCGTGAGAATGAGATACTACTTTCACGATAGGTGTGTTATTTTGTACAGTTTTTTTAGAAAGCAAAAAATGTTGTGCAATAGGTAACGTATACTCCGCTTGAATGGTCATCGTAGAATGATGAAACAGATAGTCAATCGTCATCGAAACCGTTCCTTCAAGTGTGTTTTCTAACGGCACAAACGCAGCATCTACCTTAGCACTCTCCGCCCACTCCAAAGCCATTTGAATCGTGGGAGCAGGGGTCAAAATAGCGTGAGGAAATGCCTGGCTAACAGCCTCATGTGTAAAAGTACCATTTGGACCTAAATAAGCTATATTCATCTATATTTCCTCCTCATCTTTCCATGGATAGGAAGAGATTTGATAAAGTAGAAAAAGGTGCATATTAGCTAACATGCACCTTTTTTATTACTATTTAATTAAACACAAGTTTAAATACGAGTAAACCATATTACTGCAGAAATATTGGTATTAAACTATTATATTTGGGATTGTAGCGTCCCCCTGCAGCGGAAATCCCTGTGCAGTCACTAATTGTTCCATCACGCACCAGAACCAAGCACTTCGACCTTATCTACGAACTCTAACTTTCGTAAACGACTCAAAAACTCATCAATCGTTACATTCATCTCATTCATATTAATCGATAAAGTAACATTTGCTTTTCCTTGTAAAGGAATAGTTTGGTGAATTGTTAAGATATTGCATCCATTTTCCGCAACAACTTGTAACAATTGTGATAACGTTCCAGAGCGATCCTCTAAGTGGAAAAACAACGTTACAAGCTTTTCTTTGACCATTGTATGAAACGGGAAAACTGTATCACGATACTTATAAAAAGCACTTCTACTCAAATCTACTTCGTGCACCGCATCCCAGACGGAGTCCACTTTCCCTCTCTCCAAC is a genomic window containing:
- a CDS encoding YhcN/YlaJ family sporulation lipoprotein, with amino-acid sequence MEKHWKMIACASLSLVTLAACGNEEAGRDRYTDSTQPLGYYSDDKDGNFGQDTRQGPVAELVDYNDGVASDRQRHNRGQYNDYGYQMGNPAEPINQYGRNFFSHNGEYSENDRNYHQHISMGEKPTRSSYFSAYSGELADRINEAAGGVENVKGVHSVVYQDDVIIAVDVEDESKRAETEREVKQAATPFLNNKDCQVVTEPGMYTRVRQIEYDLRDGGPMEGLENDLQDMVQSLRLDR
- a CDS encoding phosphotransferase, which codes for MYNWNYMRDGDDKYDRLRLYLQEKTGESIISIKRLSAKILFVEGVTKNWLLKPFNSAQNLSNQIVLTNCLRQNNFMQTYQFHPIHQNDAILWDQQLWGLFDYLEPKINDPFHYGTMENRIEALDLMRKFHNTSEEIIKELVYLRPYQLENKWRQRFLTFTSHASNIRLWIGIKSYQALLDYGSKSMQGLALHLKSDEEEVVLHGDLAHHNFFRHANGILYLVDFDLMGKGPRLADELQIANRILPSINWSFIKLMEQNHFSQYSSSLPFLYGLLFPSDLFREWNRFLYSSMAQQQQLWPFLYDLTVNQWTLRIRFYERVEKEIALLEGNN
- the nadA gene encoding quinolinate synthase NadA yields the protein MLSFLTKNMTSLPDELLQMSEEEMRNRISYIKQEMGTRLLIPGHHYQKNEVIEFADITGDSLQLAQVAERNTEAEFIVFCGVHFMAETADILTTEQQVVVLPDMRAGCSMADMADIHQTTYAWDELQGMFGDTILPLTYVNSTAAIKAFVGKHKGATVTSSNAHKMVQWAFEQKERILFLPDQHLGRNTAFDLGIPLEQMAVWDPIAKKLETDAPLDEIKVILWKGHCSVHEKFTVQNIIDLRENDPTRKIIVHPECTREVVALADDNGSTKKIIDVIEAAEPGTKWAIGTEMNLVQRLIQQNPHLDIVSLNPNMCPCLTMNRIDLPHLLWSLEQVYKGEPVNQIKVDEETSHYAIEALDRMLRNV
- the nadC gene encoding carboxylating nicotinate-nucleotide diphosphorylase — protein: MNKLFVKELLQRAFLEDIGSGDLTASAIFPEGLNGEMFFKVKEEGVFCGGFLIEDGYVMLHKDHRVEIFVQEGEYVEKGTVVAKITGPVQSLLSGERVILNLLQRLCGIATLTRKVVQQVEGTKCAIADTRKTTPGLRMLEKYAVKVGGGKNHRFGLYDAVMIKDNHIAFAGSISEAVAKVKNAIGHTVTIEVEVESKEQLLEAIDAEVDIIMIDNTEPSTMKEWVSLVPSSITTEASGGINVTNVREYALTGVNVISLGALTHSYTALDISARVVMEGGN
- a CDS encoding L-aspartate oxidase — its product is MKRADIVIVGSGVAALQIARKLRSDLNVIIITKGKWEDSNSYRAQGGIAAVVSPIDNVDLHVKDTIQAGENHNNLSSTKWIVKNSTSQLDSLIQEGFEVDRKMDGSIDLGLEGAHSTNRIIHSGGDATGVNLCEFMYKDTNVTWMEHSTVRKILLDNQRKVSGLVYVDENNQIGTITTSHLILATGGGGSIYKHSSNQQGALGDGYYLAHEAGAVLVDMEFVQFHPTLLQVKNHAVGLLTEALRGAGATLVTKNGLRIMQDVHSGGELAPRHIVAHTIYQHIRAGSSIYLDCRRIKNLKKKFPSLWNLSQLNNLDPTQDLLPVIPGSHFFMGGIEVDYKGETAVEGLYAIGEVSCTGLHGANRLASNSLLEGIVQGNALADYLNNSRILSPSADLSLEISSLDDGDKITVSKETIQDLTMSHIGIIRNKEDLEWFYNWVQEQLSMYRDVNPITCTASDFEKIIMLHTALFVARGANLRKESRGAHVYANYPNATPAWEKLDILQSNIDVKIRGRKHEQIVR
- a CDS encoding IscS subfamily cysteine desulfurase, producing MIYLDTAATTKMDSKAVEAYVFTAQNFFGNASSLHNIGGDAHHVLEQSRQAVADFLQVDERCVIFTSGGTESNRLALEFLCSLLPSDKSIYINETEHPSIFKSIPNSYMDQVNVISLFNEDSLPTKKVCEETKQCGLLVVQHVNSEIGLIHNVKEIIRMSAEDEILVHCDSVQSFGKLSLANVLPYVSTISISAHKIGGPKGVGALILNPTLLSKLQLSPKEQELGLRLGTENVPGIVSFAQSILSFKEKQIPDLVLWQMRKEFLSILKNRIPSLIILEGHESEQLPTIIGCIIPGLEGQWVMLEANRKGVALSTGSACQAGMQTISPMIKNYTKSTEEALGYFRISFDSSTTLQELKQAALVLVEIYEDWHSKERIWHNEKVTR
- a CDS encoding transcription repressor NadR, whose translation is MKKLLGDERREYILKRLKESNEPIKGGVFAEETNVSRQVIVGDITLLKAKNEPIIATSQGYIYIKANGHSEKVIKTIACKHEPEAAEKELELFVKHGVTVKDVIVEHAIYGDLTASIMVSTSADVHAFMQQVKSTNATFLSALTNGVHLHTVEANSNEQIDRALQELEAEGFLYSEG
- the pheA gene encoding prephenate dehydratase, producing the protein MNIAYLGPNGTFTHEAVSQAFPHAILTPAPTIQMALEWAESAKVDAAFVPLENTLEGTVSMTIDYLFHHSTMTIQAEYTLPIAQHFLLSKKTVQNNTPIVKVVSHSHALAQCHSFLHKEHASAEWIPMSSTAAAAAYVKENEDQPFAAIANKKAAEEYDLVLATENIHDVERNHTRFVLVSHETMTLFENKKKKTTIMVTLPEDRPGGLHSVLSAFAWRKLNLSKIESRPLKTRLGQYFFMIDIEEDWSSLLLRGSVEELEALGCEVKVVGSYHATYLEG
- a CDS encoding ACT domain-containing protein: MRDQTTSDLKFYLVREDVLPEAMKKTLDAKELLERGKVDSVWDAVHEVDLSRSAFYKYRDTVFPFHTMVKEKLVTLFFHLEDRSGTLSQLLQVVAENGCNILTIHQTIPLQGKANVTLSINMNEMNVTIDEFLSRLRKLEFVDKVEVLGSGA